The following proteins are encoded in a genomic region of Pseudodesulfovibrio mercurii:
- a CDS encoding glycosyltransferase, which translates to MTADTLDILFVHVDPCIRAEKEAFALANRGHRVHLLCQGLNFQPNMRDICASVTHYADLAELGARIRARDDFDVVHCHNEPNEPTVAALDNTDRPVVYDCHDFRGLRQALAGAEAETERRCFEDTAAVVHVSQGMAEVAAGRYDSNRVLVLPSYPMLTAAPAEHLPKLDGNHVVYLGGLRDRGSIHYEYRNYLPFFEKLTAAGVHVHAYPADFNPRNLATYLALDKENAFFHLHPKLPYGELLREISRYQWGLSGFNFMDITDPNTLLFLNNALPNKLFDYLLGGVCPVVVNCETSGRWAVEHGLGYHAADADQVVDIVLHETPRPPLTDFGRVDMLEQIGRLEGLYRELLA; encoded by the coding sequence ATGACCGCCGACACCCTCGACATCCTCTTCGTGCACGTCGACCCGTGCATCCGGGCCGAGAAGGAGGCCTTCGCCCTGGCCAATCGCGGCCACCGCGTGCACCTGCTCTGCCAGGGCCTCAACTTCCAGCCGAACATGCGCGACATCTGCGCCTCGGTGACGCACTACGCCGACCTGGCCGAGCTGGGCGCGCGCATCCGGGCGCGGGACGACTTCGACGTGGTCCACTGCCACAACGAGCCCAACGAGCCCACCGTGGCCGCCCTGGACAACACGGACCGGCCCGTGGTCTACGACTGCCACGACTTCCGGGGGCTGCGCCAGGCTCTGGCCGGGGCCGAGGCCGAGACCGAGCGGCGCTGCTTCGAGGACACGGCCGCCGTGGTCCACGTCAGCCAGGGCATGGCCGAGGTGGCCGCCGGACGGTACGACTCGAACAGGGTCCTGGTCCTGCCGAGCTATCCCATGCTCACGGCCGCGCCCGCCGAACACCTGCCCAAGCTCGACGGCAACCACGTGGTCTACCTGGGCGGGCTGCGCGACCGGGGCTCGATCCACTACGAATACCGCAACTATCTGCCGTTCTTCGAGAAGCTCACTGCGGCCGGGGTCCACGTCCACGCCTACCCGGCGGACTTCAACCCCAGGAACCTGGCCACCTACCTGGCCCTGGACAAGGAAAACGCGTTTTTCCATCTGCACCCGAAGCTGCCCTACGGGGAGCTGCTGCGCGAGATCAGCCGCTACCAGTGGGGGCTGTCCGGCTTCAACTTCATGGACATCACCGATCCGAACACTCTGCTTTTCCTGAACAACGCCCTGCCCAACAAGCTCTTCGACTACCTCCTGGGCGGGGTCTGCCCGGTGGTGGTCAACTGCGAGACCTCCGGGCGCTGGGCCGTGGAGCACGGCCTGGGCTACCACGCGGCCGACGCGGACCAGGTGGTGGACATCGTCCTCCACGAGACGCCCCGGCCCCCCCTGACCGACTTCGGCCGGGTGGACATGCTCGAACAGATCGGCAGGCTGGAAGGATTGTACCGGGAACTGCTGGCCTGA
- a CDS encoding methyltransferase domain-containing protein: MTGSTTACPVCGSDRFETLFPDYQGRCVTSQMFFIDGLGLENRCCTDCGFLYNAAGTRGLGAAVYNTEVWKPKPQIMNYSKGVKTSHQKAWETFLSLADLPESGAVLDVGGGTGAFLECVHRDRPGWELHAIEPGGGFAELCGRVPLASAHNAAYDTLDLDRTFDCVVSLSVLEHLENPLHALRWMHARLRPGGLLLLQLPDFDKLPGDLVCADHINKMTVPYTRMLARYAGFEETGADTGMVMFYLVLRKGEPAGGPVPSRFADNLAIARRAESVARATIEAVRAAVDAAESRGGRAAVFGTSPIGSMAHLLLGCRDRVACFVDENKNAWGRDIDGLPVVGPERMAELGVTDLALGISPVYWETVAGKMRPLGVTVHVPQPDQPEA; this comes from the coding sequence ATGACCGGATCGACCACCGCCTGCCCGGTCTGCGGCTCCGACCGCTTCGAGACCCTGTTCCCGGACTACCAAGGCCGGTGCGTGACCTCGCAGATGTTCTTCATCGACGGCCTGGGGCTGGAGAACCGCTGCTGCACGGACTGCGGATTCCTGTACAACGCGGCCGGGACCCGAGGCCTGGGCGCGGCGGTCTACAACACCGAGGTGTGGAAACCAAAGCCGCAGATCATGAACTATTCCAAGGGAGTGAAGACGTCGCACCAGAAGGCGTGGGAGACCTTCCTGTCCCTGGCCGATCTGCCGGAGTCCGGGGCCGTCCTGGACGTGGGCGGGGGCACCGGGGCCTTCCTCGAATGTGTCCACCGCGACCGGCCCGGCTGGGAGCTGCACGCCATCGAGCCAGGGGGCGGGTTCGCCGAGCTGTGCGGCCGCGTGCCGCTGGCCTCGGCCCACAACGCGGCCTACGACACCCTGGACCTGGACCGGACCTTCGATTGCGTGGTCTCCCTGTCCGTGCTCGAACACCTCGAAAATCCGCTGCACGCCCTGCGCTGGATGCACGCGCGCCTCAGGCCGGGCGGGCTGCTTCTTTTGCAGTTGCCCGACTTCGACAAGCTGCCCGGCGACCTGGTCTGCGCGGACCACATCAACAAGATGACCGTGCCGTACACCCGCATGCTCGCCCGGTACGCCGGGTTCGAGGAGACGGGGGCGGACACGGGCATGGTCATGTTCTACCTGGTCCTGCGCAAGGGGGAACCGGCCGGGGGGCCCGTTCCCTCCCGGTTCGCCGACAACCTGGCCATCGCGCGCCGGGCCGAGTCCGTGGCCCGGGCGACCATCGAGGCCGTGCGCGCGGCCGTGGACGCGGCGGAGAGCCGGGGCGGCCGGGCGGCGGTCTTCGGGACCTCGCCCATCGGCTCCATGGCCCACCTGCTGCTCGGCTGCCGCGACCGGGTGGCCTGCTTTGTGGACGAGAACAAAAACGCCTGGGGCCGCGACATCGACGGGCTGCCCGTGGTCGGGCCGGAGCGCATGGCGGAGCTGGGCGTGACCGATCTGGCCCTGGGCATCAGCCCGGTCTACTGGGAGACCGTGGCCGGCAAGATGCGCCCCCTGGGCGTGACCGTGCACGTCCCCCAACCCGACCAGCCCGAGGCATGA